The proteins below come from a single Aegilops tauschii subsp. strangulata cultivar AL8/78 chromosome 6, Aet v6.0, whole genome shotgun sequence genomic window:
- the LOC109733865 gene encoding uncharacterized protein, with protein MSIRRLGASDFRGVRERRSGAFSSEIWFREKRLILDTFDTVEEAARAHDAAAWRLLRPRRDMNFPNVSSQRAQDLAPLPRLFTDEDRRVHWRRQRRLAIAEKDVEALVVWRGGFPQDIVDERQFYKQLRLERDARRRERAVYREDKRSRKQAAQLKLKLRETSGWDFEDEQLADAYLETSEEDITESESESEE; from the coding sequence ATGTCGATCCGCCGCCTGGGCGCTTCGGATTTTCGCGGAGTCCGCGAGCGccgctccggcgccttctcctcCGAGATCTGGTTTCGCGAGAAACGTCTCATCCTCGATACCTTCGACACCGTAGAGGAGGCCGCCCGCGCgcacgacgcggcggcgtggcgcctcctgAGGCCTCGTCGGGATATGAATTTTCCCAACGTGTCGAGCCAGCGGGCGCAGGATCTGGCGCCTCTCCCGCGGCTtttcaccgacgaggatcgtcgtgtCCACTGGAGGCGGCAGCGTCGCCTCGCCATTGCAGAGAAGGACGTGGAAGCCTTGGTGGTGTGGCGCGGaggcttcccgcaggacatcgtCGACGAGCGCCAGTTCTACAAGCAATTGAGGTTGGAGAGGGACGCGAGGAGGAGGGAGCGAGCCGTCTATCGGGAGGACAAGCGTTCGCGGAAGCAGGCAGCTCAATTGAAACTGAAGCTACGAGAAACGTCGGGTTGGGACTTTGAAGACGAGCAGCTTGCTGACGCCTACCttgagacgtcggaggaggacattaccGAGTCGGAGTCAGAAAGCGAGGAGTAG